The window actctttaaaaaatttttttagtaaaattattatttatttctaataaaattatttaaagagaAGATAAACACACTTATGATAGCAATACCTTCCTTTCAGCATTTCTACTGTCTGTTAAgaattaaaaagataataaaagtcCAGGCAGTGATGGTTTAACCTCTGAGTTAAACAATATGTTTGCCAAAGATGTAAGTTTAGATTTAAAAGCATTCCCACCTACGATGACACAAGGAATTATCACCTTAATCCCCAAATCCAACAAAGACAAAGATAAAATGTCTAGAAATTTGAAGATAAATTACCAAACTAAATAACGATTATAAAATGTTGGTTTTCTGGTGAATATAATCTTATTTACTTGTGTATATACAAAGGGACTTTTTGGTcagaatttaatattaaatattcatccagttttttttttttttttcatgttttaaagattaaaaaaaagtttactttggATTTTTTGGCTACACAAAAGAGAAGATggaaaaatattacataattcATTTGTGTTTCTTACTAGCTGAGTATcatatacataaacaaaattttactggctctaaacatttttttttctcctgttttcaAACAGGGCCTAGACAGGTACATAGAAACTATTAATGTAGAAACTATTAAACTACTTTGTGATAGTTTTATTATACCCTGGCTTCAtgtatgtataaattttttgtatagttttcattgttgtttatacagtatgtccgtTTGTACTGTTTTAAACgttttgattattaaaaaaagaaagagttgACTCGTACTGATCAACTTAGCGAAATGAACCGACTCAGCTTATTAAGACGCTAGGAAAGCGAAAGAGTCGAGGCGTTCGGATCAACCGAGCGAAATGATCCGATTCAGTCGGTACAACCAAGCCCCGCCTACTTCCTTGTGCGTCATCACGTAACATGACGTACTTTTTGAACGTAGCGGCGCCAGGCCGCTAATCCGAGTCGCTTGATGTTTTTCTTGAAGTTTCTGCGTGCAGATTCTGTTATTTGAAAGATGTGACGTCATGGCTGCATCCAGTTAGGATTGTCTGTAAACTAATTATTGTCTTTCTGAAGTCAAACCAATCTAGAGGACATGACGACTGCGGTAAGTTGACTTGGCTAGTTGTTTAGCTGATTTCAGCTAACATTTTCTCCAGTTATTGTATTTATCTCATATTGTAGTGAGAATATGAGAGTAATCTGTGTGTACAATGTGTTTATTCCTCTGGTTTAGGCCTGTAGTGAGTGGAGGGGACTCTTCAGCCTGGGAGAAGAGCTggatgatgatgtgtgtatcaGGGTTGTGttgacaaaacaagaaaaatgctTTAGTGTTCaatcacacacacctccactaAGACAGGGTTGTCTTTAGTCATGTAcagaaatcacttaaaaatcTGCTTTCTGTCTGAATTTCATTCTGTATGTTCAGTTTGGTGATTAACAGATGCTTTTTATCCTAAGATTTGAATCAGGTGTGTTAGTTTAACTGCTTCAAACTGGTTTGATTAGCTGAtaagttaaatcaggtgtgttgGAATAAAGAGAAAGGGATGTCATTTCATGTCGGCCAAAACactgtattggtgctgattttattattataatatttttatgttatacatataatacaggaaatgtgtgtggcaaagaagctacttctcaaattcaaatgaaaattttatttgtcacatacacagtcataaacaGAATGATATGCAGTATACGACTGGCCTTAAAAGAAAGattatcaaaaatatatatattatggaataaaataagaattaaaTTATCGAAAATAAAGTCAGAATATAAAAAGCgtagctgtacaaatatggaaaatataaaaaactgttGTGGAAATTGGCATAGAATTGAAATAGAAATTTTTCTAAAGTTGCAAGTGACCAATGTTGCTTcccttaaaaaagaaattcaggTTGCCAACTTGGAGAGATGGTTTTATATGTGCctcaaaaatggccatttttcagcattatactcTTTCGCTTCAAAcgataatcatttaaaatacaaataattcaattttcTTATGAGTATTGATATTATTTGGTGTAAGCTTTTGctgaagaagcaaaaaaaaaaaaaaaaattttttttaaatcttgtggTGTCCgcaaccatgtcaaattcatgttgcaagacaattttgcatttttaaaacaatatagtTTGTCTTTTCATGTGCAATCTAAATTGGAcaagtttcatctaaatgacagttaagatcgttaaaagatttgaatttaaaaaggttacggacactacagtcataaaagggcatgaaaatgtattttgcaaatgtgtttctttcttttttacctgataaaaatataaatgtgtatgcatattcaCAAAAACAATTAAGCATGGATAGATCaggaagcattaagtattatcaaaaataaaatggtgttatatgaccTGATCcgaaaattcagtttttaatcTACTTGggacacaaaaaaataactaatttatACCTTTGTAACCTAGTATTAACAGCTTAACTAATGTACAGTACCTCCAGCCCTAtttggattggattggattggattagtTTATCACCAAGTGTGTTCAAGTGCACCCTGATATTTCACTAATATTTGCAATGATAAATATATTCGAATCATCATAAAACTCCATATAGTAACCACTTCAATCAGAACAGTgcaggattaaaaaaatttttattgggTTGATGTAAACCTTTGTAACATTCTGTGTTGTGCCCTAGGACTTGCTGGACGCTGACTGGACGCACCCGTCAGCTCCTGGGCCGGCCGCAGTTTCGGCTCATGCACCCTCCCGAGTAACGCCTGCAGCTGGTTCCCATGATGCCCAGCAAAGCCGCGCTACACCGTCAGCCAACTCGTCAACCAGTTCATTCACAGACTCTTCGACACTACCTTCAGATATTTCAGAATCCGAGCCTGTAAAAGGTTTAAGAAGCCTGGCCAACCCTAAATCTTCATCCGTCTCTCATCCTGTCCCTAACACACATACTGCTTCTCTTCAAACACCCTTTACAGGCTGTAATGTAATCTCCTCTCTGCAACATCCCTCAAACTGTCAACCTAGCCAGTCAAACCCTCAACCTGGCGTCTCTAGTGTTCCCCCCAAAAAAGACGTTCCTGTGCAGGACGACTTTGATGACTGGGATGTCGATCTGGACGAGTTGGACGAGTGTTTTCCTCAAAAAGCAAAAGCCTCCGCTCCAGAGACGGACCTAGAATCTGACAGCGTATCCCCAGCTAAACAGGCGAGGTTATCAGATGTTAGTGCATACTCACCAGCTGTGTCGTCTCTTAGAGGATTCTGCAACACTACCGAAAAACCTTCACCCTCGCAGTCTTTCAACCCGTCCTCGCGTCCGACTACAAATTTCCCACAAAACAACTTCCAGGCCTGCCGCTTCACCAGTCCGGTGACTCCTGGACCTGTCCGAGACACACCCCAGTATCAGAGAGGAGCCGTTACTCCTCATCGCTCTCTGTTCCAGGCTGTATCTCCTGCTCCGGCGACTCCGCGAACCCCGCGTCCACTCCACACGCCCGTCCTGACTAATCACCTGGTCCAGCTGGTGTCCGCAGCCTGTCGGACGCCTCAGAGGCCAAGGAGCGAGTCTGTTCGCGCCAAAACGCGTCGGTTCCCCGGTCCAGCGGGTGCTTTGCCGCAACAGGTGACTCCCGAGCATCCTGATGTTGGTG of the Clarias gariepinus isolate MV-2021 ecotype Netherlands chromosome 16, CGAR_prim_01v2, whole genome shotgun sequence genome contains:
- the hrob gene encoding homologous recombination OB-fold protein; its protein translation is MTTAACSEWRGLFSLGEELDDDDLLDADWTHPSAPGPAAVSAHAPSRVTPAAGSHDAQQSRATPSANSSTSSFTDSSTLPSDISESEPVKGLRSLANPKSSSVSHPVPNTHTASLQTPFTGCNVISSLQHPSNCQPSQSNPQPGVSSVPPKKDVPVQDDFDDWDVDLDELDECFPQKAKASAPETDLESDSVSPAKQARLSDVSAYSPAVSSLRGFCNTTEKPSPSQSFNPSSRPTTNFPQNNFQACRFTSPVTPGPVRDTPQYQRGAVTPHRSLFQAVSPAPATPRTPRPLHTPVLTNHLVQLVSAACRTPQRPRSESVRAKTRRFPGPAGALPQQISGQSLDNIVVAVPQTPAHGAVARLRSEVPSSQVNDEEEFSVGPWAAMKAEMGLDERNPSCFLYSYSIVMVLRKAALRQLCKNKVPNMAVVLKSILHTHADAKAVFRDPTGEIQGTVHRRLLEERQGELKTGAVLLLKQVGVFSPSNRNHYLNVTPNNLLRIYPPDGVMYSSSQPATESARLLRCESSKSEGGPVSQMELRFDDDEEEEEQTSVPADGVVQSATRPDSSKDAHWDADDLDELLGELPDESYCT